The Candidatus Limnocylindria bacterium genome has a window encoding:
- a CDS encoding adenylate kinase has translation MRRVSVVGSTGSGKTTFARELASILGVPHVELDALNWGPNWTMVDELLFRSRVAAATSPDAWVVDGNYGGRGARRIVWGRADTVVWLDPPLPVILARLWRRSVGRIRSGYVLWGGNRETFRNTFLSRESLFVWALKTYRGRRRLYLRELARPEHAHLQVHRFARPTDAERWLATQRRLGPPRI, from the coding sequence GTGAGACGCGTTTCGGTCGTCGGTTCGACGGGCAGCGGCAAGACCACCTTCGCGCGTGAGCTGGCGTCGATCCTTGGCGTGCCGCACGTCGAGCTCGACGCACTCAACTGGGGACCGAACTGGACCATGGTCGACGAGTTGCTCTTCCGTAGTCGCGTGGCTGCGGCGACGTCGCCGGACGCGTGGGTCGTCGACGGCAACTACGGAGGGCGCGGCGCACGGCGGATCGTCTGGGGGCGTGCCGACACCGTCGTGTGGCTCGACCCGCCACTTCCGGTGATCCTCGCGCGCCTCTGGCGGCGGTCGGTCGGGCGCATCCGGTCGGGATACGTGCTCTGGGGCGGGAACCGCGAGACCTTCCGCAACACATTCCTCTCGCGCGAGTCGCTCTTCGTCTGGGCTTTGAAGACCTACCGCGGGCGCAGGCGGCTATACCTGCGAGAGCTCGCGCGGCCCGAACATGCTCACCTCCAGGTGCATCGGTTCGCGCGACCGACGGACGCGGAGCGCTGGCTTGCGACGCAACGCCGGCTCGGCCCGCCGCGTATATAA
- a CDS encoding DUF402 domain-containing protein, with protein sequence MARQTSRATIERKTRLDGSVSDYRCEALSLEVGRHAVLRYAMDREWVIADTGIVLRPGQITIAHYWIDRPYNVYHWLDGSRTIAYYCNVASDTVIDEDVVAYTDLVVDVLLRPTGETIILDEEELPPDLEPARRIHIARALEAIASGPRRLTAEIERETRALLTA encoded by the coding sequence ATGGCGCGTCAAACGAGCAGAGCGACGATCGAACGGAAGACCCGCCTCGACGGATCGGTCAGCGACTATCGCTGCGAGGCGTTGTCGCTCGAGGTCGGTCGTCATGCGGTGCTGCGGTACGCGATGGACCGCGAGTGGGTCATCGCTGACACCGGGATCGTGCTTCGGCCGGGTCAGATCACGATCGCGCATTACTGGATCGACCGTCCGTACAACGTCTATCACTGGCTGGATGGCTCACGAACGATCGCGTATTACTGCAACGTCGCGAGCGACACGGTCATCGATGAGGACGTCGTCGCCTATACCGACCTCGTCGTCGACGTGCTCCTACGACCAACGGGCGAGACGATCATCCTCGATGAGGAGGAGCTTCCGCCCGACCTCGAGCCGGCGCGGCGCATCCACATCGCGCGCGCGCTCGAGGCGATCGCGTCCGGTCCCCGCCGGCTGACAGCCGAGATCGAACGAGAGACGCGCGCCCTATTGACGGCCTGA
- a CDS encoding menaquinol-cytochrome C reductase has protein sequence MTAPRGPQPFPGQEKRLRLLAFVRQDSVVRVDKRVEDTAMVWPHLLVIEFIAAMIWSLGLFVIAALFNAPLQDHSTVDCTPNPSKAPWYLLNLQELLLHMDKGLAGVVVPTIWLTFMAVIPYIDRDRSGIGHWFTNEIGKRTAIFSTVFTGVIVSGLIAIDAVVKVDRRVLDPATGIKTGWPGYAEFASQYFPGGRELIPNYVIPITLMLVLPVVLVVLCKRLFGAGTREWMIAIFTGFVVTYVVLTVVGTSLRGPGMDLYAPWALPETHQCFAPSP, from the coding sequence GTGACCGCTCCTAGGGGTCCGCAGCCTTTCCCGGGGCAGGAGAAGCGGCTCCGGCTGCTCGCGTTCGTCCGTCAGGACTCCGTCGTGCGCGTCGACAAGCGCGTCGAGGACACCGCGATGGTCTGGCCGCACTTGCTCGTCATCGAATTCATCGCGGCGATGATCTGGTCGCTCGGCTTGTTCGTGATCGCCGCCTTGTTCAACGCGCCATTGCAGGACCACTCAACAGTGGACTGCACCCCCAACCCCTCGAAGGCGCCGTGGTACCTGCTGAACCTCCAGGAGCTGCTCCTTCACATGGATAAGGGGCTCGCCGGCGTCGTCGTCCCGACGATCTGGCTCACGTTCATGGCGGTCATCCCGTACATCGACCGCGACCGGTCGGGTATCGGCCATTGGTTCACCAACGAGATCGGGAAGCGCACGGCCATCTTCTCCACGGTCTTCACCGGCGTGATCGTGTCGGGGCTCATCGCGATCGATGCCGTGGTAAAGGTCGATCGTCGTGTCTTGGATCCTGCGACCGGCATCAAAACGGGTTGGCCGGGCTACGCCGAGTTCGCGAGCCAATACTTCCCGGGCGGCCGAGAGCTTATCCCGAACTACGTGATCCCGATCACTCTGATGCTCGTTCTGCCGGTCGTGCTCGTGGTGCTCTGTAAACGCCTGTTCGGTGCGGGCACGCGCGAATGGATGATCGCGATCTTCACGGGCTTCGTCGTCACGTATGTCGTGCTGACCGTCGTCGGCACCTCGTTACGCGGCCCAGGGATGGACCTGTACGCGCCGTGGGCGCTGCCGGAGACTCATCAATGCTTCGCGCCGAGTCCTTGA
- a CDS encoding acyl carrier protein: MGRQSDPLESRRLNEQEFLRGLRDRLAWPDLGPDTDLSGDDRWDSLALVDVVMYVQDELGQTLAADDLQKLTKGRELVGLVRDKLA, from the coding sequence GTGGGGCGCCAATCTGATCCGCTGGAGTCCCGACGCCTGAACGAGCAGGAGTTCCTGCGAGGTCTGCGCGACCGCCTCGCTTGGCCCGATCTCGGACCGGACACAGACCTCTCAGGCGACGATCGCTGGGATTCGCTCGCGCTTGTCGACGTCGTCATGTACGTACAGGACGAGCTCGGCCAGACGCTCGCCGCTGATGACCTGCAGAAGCTGACGAAGGGCCGCGAGCTCGTTGGACTGGTGCGCGACAAGCTCGCCTAG
- a CDS encoding bacterial transcriptional activator domain-containing protein produces the protein MDDDTRLANRGATDPVAEVELGSPNSGPNRSDLEALKDGAAMMIQAGNRVAAMALLWSAVAIDPTDLASHRRLAATLASGGDIDGAADEYARYIEFMLPLGEVGRATLELSYGASMLGGHHALHEAAEKIVTAVRSIVPPSGMAITPSIPGIRPPAPSIRPIAPTRVSAAQTVTAPLPTPRLLPKVPFRFCIHADGDRHWMQLQGGTAELAPAAVRVIDTNENVIETRLCIPLAPGDKGHAPTDEHAGPGVAWVVVGVPNDVVAAIDAGKPSPYGFQAKVGEDWLSLDLADTGCRLGRTRAKTAAS, from the coding sequence GTGGACGATGACACCCGTCTTGCGAACCGTGGAGCGACCGACCCCGTAGCGGAGGTCGAGCTCGGCTCGCCCAATAGCGGACCCAACCGCAGCGACCTCGAGGCGCTGAAGGACGGCGCCGCGATGATGATCCAGGCCGGGAACCGCGTCGCCGCGATGGCACTCCTTTGGTCCGCCGTCGCGATCGATCCGACCGACCTCGCATCGCATCGCCGTCTTGCCGCGACGCTCGCGAGTGGCGGCGACATCGACGGCGCGGCTGATGAGTACGCGCGCTACATCGAATTCATGCTCCCGCTCGGCGAGGTCGGCCGCGCGACGCTCGAGCTCTCATACGGAGCGAGCATGCTCGGCGGGCACCACGCGCTGCACGAGGCGGCCGAGAAGATCGTGACCGCGGTGCGCTCGATCGTGCCACCGTCGGGTATGGCGATCACGCCGAGCATTCCTGGCATCCGTCCTCCTGCTCCCTCGATCCGGCCGATCGCGCCGACGCGCGTGTCGGCTGCCCAGACCGTCACGGCCCCGCTTCCGACGCCGCGTCTGCTCCCGAAGGTCCCGTTCCGCTTCTGCATCCACGCCGACGGCGATCGTCACTGGATGCAGCTCCAGGGCGGCACCGCTGAGCTCGCACCAGCCGCGGTCCGCGTCATCGACACCAATGAGAACGTCATCGAGACGCGGCTCTGCATCCCGCTCGCGCCCGGCGACAAGGGACACGCGCCGACCGATGAGCACGCAGGTCCCGGCGTCGCGTGGGTCGTGGTCGGGGTCCCGAATGACGTCGTCGCCGCCATCGATGCGGGCAAGCCTTCGCCGTACGGGTTCCAAGCGAAGGTCGGCGAGGACTGGCTCTCGCTCGATCTCGCCGACACGGGTTGTCGCCTTGGCCGCACGCGCGCGAAGACCGCCGCCTCCTAG
- the sucD gene encoding succinate--CoA ligase subunit alpha: protein MSVLLDRNTKVIVQGMGREGTFHATRMREYGTKVVGGVVPGAGGTTREGFPIFDTVSRATLDTGANASIIFVPASGAMDAMLEALDAELDLVITITEGTPVQDMLKVASVLDRSGTTLIGPNCPGAITPGECKIGIMPAENFKPGAVGFVSRSGTLTYEIADLLSRAGLGQSTCLGIGGDPVIGLPTPAAVRLLNEDPATEVIVIVGEIGGSAEESAAEYMRANGKKPAVAFIAGRSAPPGKRMGHAGAIVSGNQGTAESKVKAFEAAGIPVANAPSEIPGLVKKALQS from the coding sequence GTGAGCGTCCTGCTGGATCGCAACACCAAGGTGATCGTCCAGGGCATGGGCCGCGAGGGGACGTTCCATGCAACGCGCATGCGCGAGTACGGGACGAAGGTCGTCGGCGGCGTCGTCCCGGGTGCCGGCGGCACGACGCGCGAGGGCTTCCCGATCTTCGACACGGTCTCACGCGCGACCTTGGACACCGGCGCGAACGCCTCGATCATCTTCGTTCCCGCGTCGGGCGCGATGGACGCGATGCTCGAAGCGCTCGACGCCGAGCTGGACCTCGTGATCACGATCACCGAGGGCACGCCGGTGCAGGACATGCTCAAGGTCGCATCGGTGCTCGATCGCTCCGGGACGACCCTCATCGGCCCGAACTGCCCCGGCGCGATCACACCCGGCGAATGCAAGATCGGGATCATGCCCGCGGAGAACTTCAAGCCGGGAGCCGTGGGGTTCGTCTCACGCAGCGGCACGCTCACTTATGAGATCGCCGATCTGCTCAGCCGCGCCGGTCTCGGCCAGTCGACGTGCCTCGGGATCGGCGGCGATCCCGTCATCGGATTGCCGACGCCCGCCGCGGTGCGCCTGCTCAACGAGGACCCGGCGACGGAGGTCATCGTGATCGTCGGCGAGATCGGCGGGAGCGCCGAGGAAAGCGCCGCCGAGTACATGCGCGCGAACGGCAAGAAGCCGGCGGTGGCGTTCATCGCGGGTCGTTCCGCACCGCCAGGGAAACGCATGGGTCACGCCGGCGCGATCGTCTCTGGAAATCAGGGCACCGCGGAGTCAAAGGTCAAGGCGTTCGAGGCCGCCGGCATTCCCGTCGCGAACGCACCAAGCGAGATCCCGGGGCTCGTGAAGAAGGCCCTTCAAAGCTAG
- a CDS encoding Rieske 2Fe-2S domain-containing protein gives MLSRVKRRQLLRIGFLTATLLAVGELSAAFLPFFKVIKIEGLGAKIPAGKKADIIAKFQATKDEPILNTEGRFFLIHGPGAIAAAYRKCTHLGCTVPWNKTEDQFHCPCHGSLYEKTTALVIGGPAPRGLDLFHVADVNGALVVDTNPLNVQKRPDNKWNPAHVEVPDA, from the coding sequence ATGTTGTCGCGCGTCAAGCGACGGCAACTTCTTCGCATCGGCTTTCTCACAGCGACGCTGCTCGCGGTCGGGGAGCTCTCGGCCGCGTTCCTGCCGTTCTTCAAGGTCATCAAGATCGAGGGCCTGGGCGCCAAGATCCCGGCCGGCAAGAAGGCGGACATCATCGCCAAATTCCAGGCGACGAAGGACGAACCCATCCTCAACACCGAGGGTCGCTTCTTCCTTATCCACGGCCCCGGTGCGATCGCTGCCGCGTACCGCAAGTGCACGCACCTCGGCTGCACCGTGCCCTGGAACAAGACCGAGGACCAGTTCCACTGCCCATGCCATGGGTCGCTGTACGAGAAGACGACCGCGCTCGTGATCGGCGGACCGGCGCCGCGCGGCCTCGATCTTTTCCACGTTGCCGACGTGAACGGGGCGCTGGTCGTCGACACGAACCCGCTCAACGTCCAGAAGCGACCGGACAACAAGTGGAACCCGGCGCACGTCGAGGTCCCGGACGCGTAA
- a CDS encoding FAD-dependent oxidoreductase produces MRELYQVVEVGPSWYQDNIPCQEACPVKTNCRGYLNLAAAGEFEKAWELALDPNPMASICGSVCAAPCETACRRKEVDKPLSIRYVKKFLSDWTHDNIRVDGRAYTQPPPPVIGPPRGRVAVVGAGCAGLSAASDLAKLGFGVTVLDALDQAGGTALAGVPPFRLPREVIDRDINGIVNENVELRLSTYVGRDVTLRQLHDEYDAVLVTAGCFEPNYPAEIKNLDADGVMAGIVFLERAYRGRPVEVGKNVVVLGGGYTAMDCASTSWRLGADNVSIVYRRGRDEMVVDEEELTETEREGIHFVYLASPVEILTTEWGHARGVRFVRNKLGEPDKSGRRSPEPIAGSEFDVPCETVLLALSQNPDTTWLADIPEFRVKRYRDLKIDPETYQTSVPKIFMAGDYREGPSTIIAAVADGRSAAQQVARFLDPIASAVNVPEYHEIVTLRRSSTPDNTGQIAGEGELARIYHNMSVDYDRIPRQEMPKLAKKERRGLFLEVNQGYEQAQAIAESDRCLKCNFNIEIIGELCIICGGCVDVCPMDVIHMVDISDVVDDGAIPAVGEAKKWGQGVAFFLDETACIRCALCVIRCPTDAITMNRYGAVMPAVGKTLPKESIDDEVHLDLTVGGGRAIRPLPMYDPARASGYKNAHNGHPMTEPRKEHVH; encoded by the coding sequence GTGAGAGAGCTGTACCAGGTGGTTGAGGTCGGGCCGTCCTGGTACCAGGACAACATCCCGTGCCAGGAAGCCTGTCCCGTGAAGACCAACTGCCGCGGCTACCTCAATCTCGCGGCTGCGGGCGAGTTCGAGAAGGCGTGGGAGCTCGCTCTCGACCCGAATCCCATGGCATCGATCTGCGGCTCGGTGTGCGCCGCGCCGTGCGAGACCGCGTGCCGGCGCAAAGAGGTCGACAAGCCGCTCTCGATCCGTTACGTGAAGAAGTTCCTGTCCGACTGGACGCACGACAACATTCGCGTCGATGGGCGCGCGTACACACAGCCGCCACCGCCGGTCATCGGCCCGCCGCGCGGGCGCGTTGCGGTCGTCGGCGCCGGATGCGCGGGCCTCTCGGCGGCGAGCGATCTCGCGAAGCTTGGGTTCGGCGTCACGGTGCTCGACGCACTCGATCAGGCGGGCGGCACCGCACTCGCGGGCGTGCCGCCGTTCCGTCTGCCGCGCGAGGTCATCGACCGGGACATCAATGGGATCGTCAACGAGAACGTCGAGCTGCGTCTCTCGACGTACGTCGGTCGCGATGTGACGCTGCGGCAGCTGCACGATGAATACGACGCCGTGCTCGTGACCGCCGGTTGCTTCGAACCGAACTATCCGGCGGAGATCAAGAACCTCGACGCCGACGGCGTGATGGCCGGTATCGTCTTCCTCGAGCGTGCGTATCGCGGTCGGCCCGTCGAGGTGGGGAAGAACGTCGTGGTCCTCGGCGGCGGCTACACAGCGATGGACTGCGCCTCGACCTCGTGGCGGCTCGGCGCCGACAACGTATCGATCGTCTACCGCCGGGGTCGCGACGAGATGGTCGTCGACGAGGAAGAGCTCACCGAGACCGAGCGCGAGGGCATCCACTTCGTGTATCTCGCGTCGCCTGTCGAGATCCTCACAACGGAGTGGGGGCACGCGCGCGGCGTGCGCTTCGTCCGCAATAAGCTCGGCGAGCCGGACAAGAGTGGACGCCGCAGCCCTGAGCCGATCGCCGGCTCCGAGTTCGACGTTCCGTGCGAGACCGTCCTTCTTGCCCTGAGCCAGAACCCCGACACGACCTGGCTCGCCGACATCCCCGAGTTCCGCGTCAAGCGTTACCGCGACCTGAAGATCGACCCGGAGACGTATCAGACATCGGTGCCGAAGATCTTCATGGCCGGCGACTACCGCGAAGGACCGTCGACGATCATCGCGGCGGTGGCCGATGGACGGTCCGCGGCCCAGCAGGTCGCGAGATTCCTCGATCCGATCGCCTCCGCCGTGAACGTGCCCGAGTACCACGAGATCGTGACGCTGCGACGCTCGAGTACGCCAGACAACACCGGCCAGATCGCCGGCGAGGGCGAGCTCGCGCGCATCTACCACAACATGTCGGTGGACTACGACCGCATCCCCCGTCAGGAGATGCCCAAGCTCGCCAAGAAGGAACGCCGCGGCCTGTTCCTCGAAGTGAATCAGGGTTACGAGCAGGCGCAGGCGATCGCGGAGTCGGACCGCTGCCTCAAGTGCAACTTCAATATCGAGATCATCGGCGAGCTGTGCATCATCTGTGGCGGCTGCGTCGACGTCTGTCCGATGGACGTGATCCACATGGTCGACATATCGGACGTAGTCGATGACGGCGCGATCCCCGCGGTAGGCGAGGCGAAGAAGTGGGGGCAGGGTGTCGCATTCTTCCTCGATGAGACCGCCTGCATCCGCTGCGCCCTCTGCGTCATCCGCTGCCCGACCGACGCGATCACGATGAACCGCTACGGCGCGGTCATGCCCGCCGTTGGCAAGACGCTACCGAAGGAGTCCATCGACGACGAGGTCCACCTCGACCTCACGGTCGGCGGCGGAAGGGCGATCCGCCCGCTTCCTATGTACGATCCCGCCCGCGCGTCCGGATACAAGAACGCGCACAACGGCCATCCGATGACAGAACCACGGAAGGAGCACGTTCACTAG
- a CDS encoding c-type cytochrome, translating into MDINIILAAASLLLFVALLAYFGFVAYHQRQIEPDEKPTTGVELLRQHYSPGDTVEQPTPYWVAPIPAAPDPLEISGNLDRKIIAGGVMLFAIIGLVGGYLLLEIIPTGPLSLRAAAAEKQIETSIQRGKNLYANFCYPCHGKTGLGNGETDKNGKALPGKPLNVAANKYETLKDDPQALKTREDFIRLTISRGKPNPPPNYSMPAWAASEGGPFNPEQINQLLTFIMRGTETDWADIVTIRGHLEGVTSTDIEVPAPPAVQSGAEIAQAYCVSCHSFDAGKPSTVPTAPNLAHYGTEGPINDQNKAAKASGDADWLFHWISNAPKVKPGVIMPVWLNTDGGQLDEATIRKLVEYLQGLK; encoded by the coding sequence ATGGACATCAACATCATCCTGGCCGCGGCCAGCCTCCTGTTGTTCGTCGCGCTGCTCGCGTATTTCGGTTTCGTCGCGTACCACCAGCGGCAGATCGAGCCCGACGAGAAGCCCACGACCGGCGTGGAGCTGCTCCGCCAGCACTACAGCCCCGGTGACACGGTCGAACAGCCGACGCCGTACTGGGTGGCGCCGATCCCCGCCGCCCCGGACCCACTCGAGATCTCCGGCAACCTCGATCGCAAGATCATCGCGGGCGGCGTGATGCTGTTCGCCATCATCGGTCTGGTGGGCGGCTATCTGCTCCTCGAGATCATCCCCACCGGTCCTCTGTCTCTGCGCGCCGCGGCCGCGGAGAAGCAGATAGAGACCTCGATCCAGCGCGGCAAGAACCTGTACGCGAACTTTTGCTATCCATGTCACGGCAAGACGGGGCTCGGCAACGGTGAGACCGACAAGAACGGAAAGGCCCTGCCCGGCAAGCCTCTGAACGTGGCGGCCAACAAGTACGAGACGCTGAAGGACGATCCGCAAGCGCTGAAGACACGCGAGGACTTCATTCGTCTCACGATCTCCCGCGGCAAGCCGAATCCGCCGCCGAACTATTCGATGCCCGCGTGGGCCGCGTCCGAGGGTGGCCCGTTCAATCCCGAGCAGATCAACCAGCTCCTCACGTTCATCATGCGCGGCACCGAAACCGACTGGGCCGACATCGTCACGATCCGCGGACACCTCGAGGGCGTGACGTCGACCGATATCGAAGTGCCCGCGCCACCAGCCGTCCAGTCCGGCGCGGAGATCGCCCAGGCTTACTGCGTGTCCTGCCACAGCTTCGATGCGGGCAAGCCGAGCACCGTGCCCACGGCGCCGAATCTCGCGCACTACGGCACCGAAGGGCCGATCAACGACCAAAACAAGGCGGCGAAGGCGTCCGGTGACGCCGACTGGCTGTTCCACTGGATCTCGAACGCGCCGAAGGTCAAGCCAGGCGTCATCATGCCGGTGTGGCTCAATACCGATGGCGGTCAGCTCGACGAGGCGACGATCCGCAAACTCGTCGAGTACCTGCAGGGTCTGAAATAG
- the extP gene encoding selenite/tellurite reduction operon b-type cytochrome ExtP has translation MLDIPVQVWQRVKQGVLWKSLFRHGYPDSRKNQSLAVFTNVFLHLHPVKVRRHALAIPYTWCMGGLSFFLFLVLTLTGTLLMFYYRPTTEWAYSDIKDLETVVIFGQLLRNMHRWAAHGMVITVFLHMIRVFYTGSYKPPREFNWVVGTLLFTLTILLSYTGYLLPWDQLALWAVTVGYEIARATPAVGDEVSFLIFGGYQLGPNALLRFYVLHVVALPLATGFLIAIHFWRIRKDGGISGPL, from the coding sequence ATGCTCGACATCCCGGTGCAGGTCTGGCAGCGCGTCAAGCAGGGCGTGCTCTGGAAGTCGCTCTTCCGCCACGGCTACCCGGACTCGCGGAAGAACCAGTCGCTCGCGGTGTTCACGAACGTGTTCCTCCACCTCCATCCGGTCAAGGTGCGGCGTCACGCGCTTGCGATCCCGTACACGTGGTGCATGGGCGGGCTCTCGTTCTTCCTGTTCCTCGTGCTCACGCTGACCGGGACCCTGCTGATGTTCTATTACCGGCCCACGACCGAATGGGCGTACTCGGACATCAAGGACCTCGAGACGGTCGTCATCTTCGGACAGCTGCTGCGGAACATGCATCGCTGGGCGGCGCACGGCATGGTGATCACGGTCTTCCTCCACATGATCCGCGTCTTCTACACCGGGTCCTACAAACCGCCCCGTGAATTCAACTGGGTCGTCGGCACGCTGCTGTTCACCCTCACGATCCTCTTGTCATACACCGGCTATTTGTTGCCTTGGGATCAGCTGGCGCTGTGGGCCGTGACGGTGGGATACGAGATCGCCAGGGCAACCCCAGCCGTCGGCGACGAAGTGAGCTTCCTCATCTTCGGCGGCTACCAACTCGGGCCAAACGCATTGCTGCGCTTCTATGTGCTCCATGTCGTGGCGCTGCCTCTGGCAACCGGATTCCTGATCGCCATTCACTTCTGGCGCATCCGAAAAGACGGCGGGATCAGCGGCCCGCTATGA
- the sucC gene encoding ADP-forming succinate--CoA ligase subunit beta gives MKLHEYQAKQLLARAGIPIPEGRLATTHEEAEAAARALGGTVVVKAQVHAGGRGKAGGIKVAKTPAEAREHASTILHMQIKGLRVRKVYVERGAQIASELYLGITLDRDRRRPVVMLSTVGGMDIEEVAEKEPEKIARGWPDPLVGMLPYQARALCFDAGVPAAQRNAVAEIAIKLYGVYARTDAMLVEINPLFIQTDGSVLAGDAKLDMDDNALFRQNELRDWKEISPDEEVEERARALGFSFVQLDGDVGIIGNGAGLVMATLDAVQRAGGRAANFLDVGGGAKESVVRSALEIVLANPKVKSVLINIFGGITRGDEVAKGILSVITTHPPSVPLVIRLSGTEAEAGRKLLEGAKLVSKTTMDEAATEAVRRAAETRGVAGDSPPAIHR, from the coding sequence GTGAAGCTCCACGAGTACCAGGCGAAGCAGCTGCTCGCGCGCGCTGGCATCCCCATCCCCGAGGGTCGTCTCGCGACGACGCATGAGGAGGCGGAGGCGGCCGCGCGCGCCCTCGGCGGCACCGTTGTCGTGAAAGCGCAAGTGCACGCAGGCGGCCGCGGAAAGGCCGGCGGCATCAAGGTCGCGAAGACGCCGGCCGAGGCGCGCGAGCACGCATCGACGATCCTGCACATGCAGATAAAAGGACTGCGCGTCCGCAAGGTGTACGTCGAGCGTGGCGCGCAGATCGCGAGCGAGCTCTACCTGGGCATCACGCTCGACCGCGACCGGCGGCGCCCGGTCGTGATGCTCTCGACCGTCGGAGGAATGGACATCGAAGAGGTCGCCGAGAAAGAGCCCGAGAAGATCGCACGCGGATGGCCCGACCCGTTGGTCGGAATGCTTCCCTACCAAGCGCGCGCGTTGTGCTTCGACGCCGGCGTCCCAGCGGCGCAGCGGAACGCGGTCGCCGAGATCGCGATCAAGCTGTACGGCGTTTACGCGCGCACCGACGCGATGCTCGTCGAGATCAACCCCCTCTTCATCCAGACGGACGGCTCTGTGCTGGCCGGCGACGCGAAGCTCGACATGGACGACAACGCGCTCTTCCGGCAGAACGAGCTTCGCGACTGGAAGGAGATCTCACCCGACGAGGAGGTCGAGGAGCGCGCCCGCGCGCTCGGCTTCAGCTTCGTGCAGCTCGACGGGGACGTCGGCATCATCGGCAACGGCGCAGGCCTGGTCATGGCGACTCTCGACGCGGTCCAGCGGGCGGGCGGGCGTGCCGCGAACTTCCTCGACGTTGGCGGTGGCGCGAAGGAATCCGTCGTGCGCTCGGCGCTCGAGATCGTCCTCGCGAACCCGAAGGTGAAGAGCGTCCTCATCAACATCTTCGGCGGGATCACGCGCGGCGACGAAGTGGCGAAGGGGATCCTCTCGGTGATCACGACGCACCCGCCGAGCGTGCCGCTCGTCATCCGGCTTTCGGGCACCGAGGCCGAAGCGGGTCGCAAGCTGCTCGAAGGCGCGAAGCTCGTCTCGAAGACGACGATGGACGAAGCCGCCACAGAAGCCGTCCGAAGAGCAGCGGAAACGAGGGGGGTTGCAGGGGATTCTCCCCCTGCGATACACAGGTGA
- a CDS encoding response regulator, giving the protein MGTQKRVLVVDDDASIRELLSTALEDDGYEVVPAINGEDALSVCERWRPDVIVLDLMMPVMDGWTFAKRLRERDEIPIVVLSAANDLARHANSIRAADVVGKPFDLDQLLPKVARAAESA; this is encoded by the coding sequence GTGGGTACCCAGAAGCGTGTCCTTGTCGTCGATGACGATGCCAGCATCCGTGAGCTGCTCTCGACCGCGCTCGAGGACGACGGCTACGAGGTCGTGCCCGCGATCAACGGTGAAGACGCCCTCTCGGTGTGCGAGCGGTGGCGCCCAGATGTCATCGTTCTCGATCTCATGATGCCGGTGATGGACGGCTGGACCTTCGCGAAGCGCCTGCGCGAGCGCGACGAGATCCCCATCGTCGTCCTCTCGGCTGCGAACGATCTCGCGCGTCACGCCAATTCCATCAGGGCCGCCGATGTCGTCGGGAAACCCTTCGACCTCGACCAGCTCCTTCCGAAGGTCGCACGCGCGGCGGAGAGCGCCTAG